AATATTGAAACACTTATCATAAGAAAGTCATTAAAATGACGGGAGTTCAAAAGGATTATGTTTTGTTTTTTTACAATATAGTGAATAATATAGAGTGAATACGAAATGTTTCCTAAAAAGTAAACAATTTTTGTTTCTAAAAATAATTTTATAAGACTTGCTTTTTCTGAGTTTAAATGCTTTATAATTATTGCAGATAGTAAAGGAATAAAGAGTATTCCTTTTTCTGTATAAAACAGCAAAAAAAATAAAACAACAATACCATATATAAAAAAAATATTTTTCTTTATTTTCCATTCTGGTAAAAAAGCAATTCCAATACCTAAAAAATAAGATGATAATGTTCTGATTAATGAATTAATTCCGGAAATGGTATCAAGATATTCATAAGATCTATATAAAGGACTATTACCAATATTGATATCTGGAATATAAGGAAGCATACTCCTTATAACTAAACTAATAATGATAAGGAACCAACCTTTTATTTTATAACGTAATATAGTCCAGAGAATAAATGGAAATATAAGGTATGAAATCCACTCAGTACTTAATGACCAATATACAATGTTCAATAAATAATCTGAACTAAAAAAACATTGTATCAATAATATATTAATCAAAAATTCGGACCAAGAAGTATTTTTTGCGAGTAAAATAATTGTAAACACTACAATCAAAATAACAGACACAAAATATACAGGATAAATTCTATTAATTCTTCTTTTATAAAAAATCTTTACATCATCAAAAAACAAAGATTGAAATTTTTTGGAATAAGATATGGATAGCAAAAAGGCACTCAATACAAAAAAAATATCAACAGCCACATAACCTTTCACCATTACTGGCTCAATCCAAAGATCATTAAAATTACAAAAATGAGCAAATGTGACCCATAGCGCCACAATACCTCTTAATCCTGTTAAGGATTTAATCTCATGTCTCATATAAAAATTTGTTGAAAATCTTATTACCCGAATCTCAAATAATGTAGGATAGGTGATTATATTAGTAATATATTTACTTTGCGGCAGGTATAATAATACCCCAAGAAGTAGGATTGCTAATATGTCGTTTATCAATCCAATTACAGTAAAATAAAACAGTCTAAAAATAAATTATGAGAAATAAAAAAATTAATTAAAGTAAAATGCAAGTCTTATAATTAAAATTGTATTATTATCAGAGACTAAAAAAGGAAGAAAAAAACAAAATGATACATTACACCCTTTTTTCTCAAGAATAATTTTAATTTCAAATTATAGATTTTAGTATTTCTAATAAAAACTAATTGAATTTCAGCCAATCTTATTTTCAAATTGTTAATCAAGAGATTCACATTTTCTCACTAAAAAGAAATCTCTCTCCATTCTATTTTTCACTTACTCTTAACCTGAGCTTGTTTTGATAAAATATTTTTACGACTTAGGATAGAATAAGATGTTGAAGTGCTAGACATTTCATCTTCTCTTGAACATGGAAATAAAGCAATAAGTGCAAATGCACATAACAACAGTTGTTTCATAACAAAATTTTTGTGCAAAAAAAAAAATAATTTATACTAATAAAAAATTAAAATGACAAACTCGACAATAAAGATGTCAAGTTAAAATTATGGGTTAATAAAAACTG
The nucleotide sequence above comes from Chryseobacterium sp. 7. Encoded proteins:
- a CDS encoding acyltransferase family protein codes for the protein MRHEIKSLTGLRGIVALWVTFAHFCNFNDLWIEPVMVKGYVAVDIFFVLSAFLLSISYSKKFQSLFFDDVKIFYKRRINRIYPVYFVSVILIVVFTIILLAKNTSWSEFLINILLIQCFFSSDYLLNIVYWSLSTEWISYLIFPFILWTILRYKIKGWFLIIISLVIRSMLPYIPDINIGNSPLYRSYEYLDTISGINSLIRTLSSYFLGIGIAFLPEWKIKKNIFFIYGIVVLFFLLFYTEKGILFIPLLSAIIIKHLNSEKASLIKLFLETKIVYFLGNISYSLYIIHYIVKKQNIILLNSRHFNDFLMISVSILISYFSYILIERKVKIFKT